DNA from Struthio camelus isolate bStrCam1 chromosome 18, bStrCam1.hap1, whole genome shotgun sequence:
GAGGCCTGGCTCCATgccgcctccccggcctccaTGCCCCGCTCGCCagccgggcccgggcggccccgcggccgggcctgCCCCTGGCGGCCGGCGCTGAGGCGggcccggagccggggccggggccgggcggggcggggcggggcggggcggggcggggcggcccccctccccccctccctccccgggccGCCGGGCGCgtccgggaggcggcggcgccgcgcccggcGGCAGGGGAGGCGCGTAGGCCGCGAGGAGACGCCCGGTCCTGGGCCCCGCCGGAGAGCTGGGGGCCCCCTGCCTCAGAGGCCTTCACAAGCCAACGGGGCGAGGCGCCGAGCAGCCTGGTCCGGCCttggagcagagctgggaggggGATGGGAggcctccagaggccccttccagcctgaatctCTCCGTAAGCTGGTAAGGTGTGAGCTGCTAAACGCTCTTCCCTGCACACCCTTCTCTGACGCGGCGGGAGAGACCTGTGGCAACAGCAACGCCTGGGAGGAGCGGGAGAAAATTACTTGGTCCACAGAAAACATCGCTGAGCTGAGACCACTCTGAGCTTTTCCAGGAAAAGGTGATCTGGTAGATAGCAGTAAAGGTAGCCATAGTTGCCACCAAGTTCACAACAGTTGATGTGGAAGAAACTCTCCTTTGTGCATAAGGTAAGGCAGTACGCGAATGGGGCAAAGTGGCAAAACGGTTACCAGGTCATTATTGCTAAGCATGCTTTTTTTGAAGTACTCCTTTGtactgtatttttctgttgaCTGTTAAGGGTGTCCAGATGATCAATACAGTGGAAGTCTAAATTTAAGAGCAATAGAGTCTAAATTTAAGTGAGATGGATTCTGCTCCATGTGTTTCAGCACAGCTAAAGCATCAGTACAAATCTagacaaaaccaaaaacttgtAAGACAGCGATTACGGGAAGGGTTTGAGGACTACAACAGCAACTGACAGAAGAGGCATGTCCAGCGAGACACTGAAGAACAACAACGTTGACATAAACACCACTAGAGTGGTATCACATTTACAACTAGAGCGGTATCACATTCATACATACGGGTAGGGAGACAGTTGCCAaatactgtgtccacttctggtgTCCACGTGTCAAGATGATATTGAAAAATTGGAGTGGATCAGAAAATGACTGAGATCTGAAAACTTGCCTTCCACTAAGAGGCTGAAGGAGCTCAGTTCCTGCAGCTTATTGATCAGAAGATGAAGAGGTTATTTTAAAGCTATAAGTACCTGTCAAATGAAACAAAGATAGAAAAGAAACCACATTTTTGAAACTGCAACCAGTATTCAATCTATAAATAAGATGCCCTTCTGCCAGTGGGGCTGATTCACTATTTGAAGAAATTATCCAAGCCTGTTCTAGTAGGCTCTTACCTGTAGATTTCCGTGCACGTTTTTTAAATCTTAAGCTGTGAAACATGTTCTAGCTGCTAATAAAACTGATGAACATTTTAATGAGCAGtttctgggtgttgtttttgtgAAAGCAAGCAAGACAAAGCCCCAGGTCAGTAATGTTCAAAAAGCTCAGTTCAGCATTGACTTGGTACGAAGCTGTACCAAGCTGCCTCGTGGACTCCGTCTTGCTTTAATTGCGTTAATTTGTTGTGTCTCACAGTGCTGCTCTTCTGGTATATGACACTGCTGCCGGACAAGTGGCTCATGTTATGCTGCCTCAACTTTTCAGATCCTTTTGAAATAAAGTGTGGCTTTCCTGAGCTCAGAGTCTGTGCTTGCATTAAAGTGCAGGTATCGGTGATGGTCTGCTACGCAAAACTGGAGGCCTGGGCCTGTGCCTCCCAGAGATTAGAAATACTGGCATTTAGACACTGCCAGAAGCAGCATCCGATTTAAATTATTTAAGGGACAGGAATAGTTAGTAATATGTTTTGAGAGCTAAAAGAGTCCGCAGTGCTTAGGAGCTCAGAGGAGCTCACAATACCTCTGTCTCCAGTGGGGGCCCTGCGTCAAAGTCGTAGCAAGCAGCTTGGTGTCTccaagcaagtgctctcccacctccctcagcctgctgttCCTGGCGTGTGGGATGTAGTGGTGGCAGCTCTAAGTGCTCCGAGGTGGCCGTGAAGATGAGAGCGGGTAAAGACTGAGACATATCCACCCACATCTGCCAGTCCCATCCCCAAAAAGAGCAGCAGCCAAAACATAGCCCTGTCCCACTGTCCTTGGATCTACTGTGGAGACAAGAGTTCTTCCATCTTGTTAGCAAAATGCTGCAGGGCTATCGTGGGGCTGGATTCCCAGTGGCCCTGCTTCATTCTTGCCTTGTAGTGTTTCAGGTGAACTTTCTGCACAGGGTCCCTTGGGATTATCTGTAGGTCCTGATCTTCTTACTGTACTGAGACTACTCAGGTCGCAAAATGACTGGCTTTCCATTTATTCCAAGTGACATccacaaatatttcctttctcacACTCTGCCTGGCTTTCCAGCCCTATTGCTGATGCACTATTGCAGCAGAGAGGGGCTTTCTATTGCTAGTGTTTTTGAGGCAGGCTGTACAGTGGATAATATCCCTGGGCTCTTCTGAAGGTTTGCCACCTCCTTAGATCAGTACTGTTCAGAAGCCTAGTCAAGTCTCTTGATAACTGATGGCACAATTCTTTCTTTTGACTTCAAATTTCTATTTCTCAGGAGGACATTTTAGCACAGCCTTTAAAATTATGCCTCAAGTTCCCGTTTTAGAGGAAACTTTATCCTTTGTTTTGCTCtggcccaaaacagcagcaatgATTAATCATTGCATCTCTGAATTGTctagaattttttcctttcaaaaaacctAGAACTGTTAAGTTCCTTTCCAAAATTATCTTCGCAgatttttagcttaaaaaaagtaTAGGGCAAAGATCTGAATTCTCACAGATATAGAATACTAATTAGTTTCAATAAGCAAAAGCAATGTAACAGCAAAGGCTTGATATGTGGATTTTATTCAACTCAATCCTGTAAGTCCTGCCTGCACATAAGTTCACCTAAGAAAGGGGAATGAAATTCCCAATAGAAAGCTGGAATAACAGATTTCAGTGTGAGGCTCAAATCTGCGAGTTCATAAACACCAGTATTCTTGCTGGCTTTAGGAAAGACCTGGAAAGAAGCAAAAGGTAGGAAGAGAGGGAAGCAGAATTAGATGAGGATCTTTGGGATAGAAGACAGCTAGCAGGTACACTCCACCCTGCTGTTTCCCATGGACCCACTTCCCTTGTGTCAGGAGTTGCCTGTGTTGCAGTGCAGTGGCCTGACCTGGCTTCCTTCAGTCACTGATCCTGCTCTGAGCAAAGAGGACCCCAGTGAGGTAGGTCCTGGTGCTGCTCCTACCTTAGCAGTCCAGCCTGGCCCAGTTCCTGCTGTTTCTCTACTAGCCTTTCCTTCTCAATGTGTGCACAAGCAATCTGGGGATAGAAGGCTTAAAAACCAACTGGGGTGGCAAGTTGGTTGCCATATTCCAGTTTTCTCGCGCCAGCCTTGAGGAATTCTCACTTGGCACTCTGTTTTCCTGCTCCCATGATAATACTGTCTCACGGCCCGGAGAGACTGCCTGCATTTGCACAGTAGTGCAGCAATGAACAAATGCTGACAGTCTGCATCGCTTATCTGACAGAGCCACCTTGGGGCCATGCTGGGGCAACCAGCTGTGCAGGGTACATTTTAGGGTGCACGCAAAGAGTTCTGGGCTCTGTGGGCAAGCTCAGCCTTTTGTGCCTGGCTCAGCCCCTAGTGTTAGTCCACAGCATCCTCTGACAGACAAAGCACTGATTAAGGTGATTTGGGCTCTCCCTGAGAaggaccctgctgctgcctgctgcaacaTCAGGTAGGACTTTAGGCAGCTGGAGTTCAGTGGTAGTGCTACATCCAAATTACAAAAATCTAGAGGTGGCAATATGGCCATGAGGTGGGTACTTTAGGGAGTACATCAGGTTTTAATGTGTGCCATAGCCCAAACACTGAGGAGAAGTGTAGACAGATACCTGCATccatgcgctgcagctccagggtCCATTTCACTGACAGGAGGAACATGCATCCATGTTAACCTGAGTAGCGACAATCCTGTGTTAGGCTTTTTACCCTCGGCGAATGGCAATTTCTACAGCACTGGGAAATGTTCCATAGGCTGCAGAATGatcccttcctccagcacagtCTAGAGGTCCAGAGAGACTCTCAAAAATTGTCTGACAAGTTGGCACAGCTCATACAGTCAGACTCTTAGGATCTGGAGAACAGGAGCCAACCTACTTCAAAGGAGCAGGAACCTAAATAGTCCTCCTTTTTCAAACCCTATACATACTGGTGTGAGGAGCTGCCTTTAGAGAATTGGCCATTGCAGGAAGGACAAGGGTGCTATATGGGCCAAGTCTGACCCCATATGGCCCCTATAtgggctctctgaaatgcctgtataccaatgcacgcagcatggggaataaacaggaagagttagagatctgtgtgcggtcgcagggccatgatctcattgcagttacagagacatggtgggacagttcacatgactgggatgctgtcatggacggctacgtgcttgttaggaaagacaggtcaggaaggcgaggtggtggagttgctctttatgtgagggagcaactagaatgtatggagctctgcctcggggtggatgaagagcaagttgagagcttatgggtaaggattaaagggcaggctaacatgggtgacacggtggtgggggtttactacaggccacctgatcaggaagaggaagttgatgaggccttctaccgacagctggaagtagcctcacgatcacaggccctggttctcatgggggacttcaaaccaccctgacatctgctgggaagagagcacagctaggcacagtcaaagaggttcctgcagaggattgaggataatttcttgacccaggtgctggagacgccaccaaggagaggtgcactgctagaccttgtactaacaaaccaagaaggtctagttggagaggtgaaggctgggggcagccttggctgcagtgaccatgagatggtggagttcaggatcctacgaggagggagcagggcaacaagtaggctcgcaaccctggacttgaggagagctaactttggcctcttcagggacctacttggaggaatctcatgaagtagggccctagaaggaaggcaggtccaagaaagctggttaatattaaagtatcacctcctccaggctcaagagcagtacatccatccctctgagtaagaagtccagcaaagtgggcaggagacgtgcatggaggagcaaggaactcctggcaaaactccaacagaagaaggaagtctgcagaatgtagaagaggggacaggccacttgggaggaatacagggacgttgtcagagtgtgcagggatgcgacaaggaaggctaaggcccatttggaatgaaatctggcaagggatgtcaaggacaacaagaagggcttcttcaaatacatcaatagcaaaaggaagactagggaaaacatgggcccgctgctgaatggggcgggtgccctggtaacaaaggatatagagggcagagttactgaatgctgcctttgcttcagtcttcactgctaaggccagccctcagcaattccagaccctggggacaagagaggaaggctggagaaaggaagactctcccttggtggaggaggatcgggttcgagatcttttgtccaatcttttgacatccataaatccatgggccctgatgggatgcacccacgagtgctgagggagctggcggatgttatcgctaggccactctccatcctcttggaaaggtcctggagatcaggagaggtgcctgaggcctggaagaaagccaatgtcacaccagtcttccaaaagggcaagaaggaggagccaggaaactccaggcctgtcagcctcacctccgtcccgggaaagctgatggaacagctcctcctggaggtcatcgctaagcatgtggaggacaagaaggtgatcaggagtaggcagcatggattcgccaaaggggaatcatgcttgaccaacctgagagccttctatgacggaatgactggctgtgtggatgagggcagagcagtggatgttgtctgcctggacttcagcaaggctttggacactgtctcccatcacatcctcctaggtaaactcaggaagtgtgggttggatgagtggacagtgaggtggcttgagaactggctggatggcagagctcagagggttgtggtcagtggcacagagtctagttggagacctgtagctagcggtgtcccccaggggtcagcactgggtccagtcttgttcagcctgttcctcagtgacctggatgaaggcagagAGTGCacgctcagcaagtttgctgacgatcctaaactggggggagtggctgacacaccagaagactgtgctgccattgagagggacctggacaggctggagagctgggcggagaggaacctcctgaagttcaaccaaggcaagtgcagggtcctgcacacagggaggaataaccccaggcaccagcacaggctgggggttgacctgctggaaagcagctctgccgaggaggacctgggagtcctggtggacaacaagttaagcatgaggcagcagtgtggccttgtggccaagaaggccaaaggtatcctggggtgcattaggcagagtgtggccagcaggtcgagggaggtgatcctgtgcctctccctctcctcagccctggtgaggccacatctgcagtagtgtgtccaattctgggctccccagggcaagagagacatggcactactggggagagtccagcggagggctccaaagatgatgaggggactggagcatgtctcctctgaagaaaggctgcgagagctgggcctgttgagcctggagaagagaagactgagaggcgatctcatcaacgtgtacaagtatctgaagggaggatgtcaagaggatggggccagactcttctccgtggtgcccagcaacaggacaagaggcaacgggcacaaactgaaccccaggaagttgcatctgagcatgaggaaaaacttcttgactgtgagggtgcctgatcagtggaacaggttgcccagagaggtggtggagtctccttccctggagatattcaaaacctgcctggacgcggccctgggcaatgtgctctagaggaccctgtctgagcaggggcgggttggactagatgatctccagaggtcccttccaacctcaaccattctgtgattctgtggtggTTCTGATACTAGCTGAGACGGAAGACGCCAGGGCGTGCACaaatcaaagcagagaaaaagctaAAAAGTGTCATCTCTTTATTTTTGCCTTGGAATACCACCACCTGGGGGAGGAGGACTGGGCTCTGCTTCTGTGCAGGCTGGCAGAGGGCTCCCACCAAGAACTGTTCTGCCAGCCCAGTGCTGTGTTCCCAAAAGGGCTCGTGTAGACAAGCAACAGGCCGGTTTTTGCTGCCTGCGGAAGAGACTCGTTGGCTTTTGCGCGGCCCGAAAGGCGGGGGACAGCCACGCCACGCAAGTCGTTCCGGTGCCCAAACACCCGCGTCCTCCTCCCTGGCTGCGGAGCCCGAGTccggccggggcccgcggcgccgccggtgcctcggcggcggcgcccgtcgcccggcagggggcgctgctgcgccgcgcggctcccggccgccgccgccgccgccgccgccgcccggcgcccgctgcccgcccagcccgcggcgccgccgcccgaaACTGCCGCTCCGGCGGCCCTTGCAGGTAGTTTGGAAGGCGAGGCAATAAATACCCCAAACTACACTGACTGCGGGGGCGGCCGCGTCGCGTTTATACTAAATGCAACCTTTGTCAAGCGTTTGCGTTATTGGCGACAGCCCTCGGTTGCTGGAGGACGGAGCGAAGCTGTGGTTGCGGTCCTCAGGAAAAAGGTTACTCGCTTCAGCACTGAGCCAGTGCAATTTAGctcttttaatgtatttattccaGTGAACTGCATGACAGGTCCCAGTTGTTGGTCTTGTAGTTTGTCCCGTTTAAATGTGAAGTTCATTGAAGGCTAAGGTAGaggctgcattgccacttgaaaaAGCATCCTCTGGAGTTTTGAGCCTGTGGAGTTATTTCGCATGAGCAGAGTATGACTCATGCTAATGAAAAGGgtaaagaagatttttttaaagaaatatatcgCAGTTAAATTAGTTTAGACAGCATGACATCAGAGAGTAATTAAATAGGTTTGTTGGAATTCCGTTTCCAATTCCTGAGTTCAGGTTTGTAAAAGATTTCTGAGCACCTGCAGGTCTCTGTGtgtgaaatattttcactggaaaggattcaaaactttaaaaaaaccttttaacaCAGAGGCAGCATTACGCCATTCttccttcttggaaaaaaaaaaaaaacttcggATTTAAACAGGACTCCTTCAAGTTTTCAGTcagttttacagaagaaaatgaggtGGTAAACTTTCTCTTTTCAAGAACGAGTTCTTTATAGCTGCTAACTGAAGTCAGGGGAGATCATATCTGAATAAATGAGCGTTTCCACTATGGGACTGGATACAAGTATTAAACAAAgagatttgaaatgttttaatctcAAACGAAAACCATTTTTGCTGACtttggtttttaatttctttcatgttttcttctgccAAACTGGAGGAtccttttctgattttctctttagTGGCATTCAGAGGAAGACCAGAGGATGAAAATCCTGCATTTTCTCACTTTACTGCTTTGGCATTTGACTTGGCTGTCTCTGGATCTAGTTCCTGGAGTGCTGAGTAATTCTGAAGCAGGCCAGAGTAATCCAGGATCTAAACTAGGTTTgttaaaagcagaaggaaaagagaggaatccCTCAGCGAGAACAGGTACGCTGCGGACTGGAAATCATGGATATAGTACTGGGACTTCAAAGGCTAGGACTAAAAGCAGTGCTGTTCAGGCTGGAGCTCTCCCGGCCAAGAATGATGAATCAAAGAAGGTTCTCTCAAGAACAGCAGTCACGGAGGCAAAGGTAGGACATCTCCCAGGCAGACCTTCTGGAGTAAGGACAGTGACTCCAAAGGTTCAAAATCTTAGCAGCAAGGCATCTTTGAAAAAAACTGGCACAAGCAGTACTGATACTGGTTcttacaaaaccaaaaagactAAAGAGCCTGTAACCCAAAGGGAAACTAAGGAAACTTTCAGACATCCCCCTATAACGCCACATGAATACATGCTCTCTTTGTACAGGACTCTCTCCgatgcagaaagaaaaggtgtTAATGGAAGTGTAAAACTGGAGGCTGGACTTGCCAATACAATAACCAGCTTTATAGACAAAGGACAAGGTAAGAGAGTAGCTCCAGCATGtatgtgcgtgtgtctgtgtgtgtatggacAGGGAGGGATGCGTGTGCGTGTATGCATGTTTATACATTTAGAGAGCGTTATCAGAagataataatacattttttaagtcaaatagctctttttaatgtaaatgaaACCGTACAACTTTGCTGCAGTTTTTACTCTCATGCGTTATCTCAGAAAATTCATCTAGAGGCAGAACTAGATGGTTGTGTGGCAGCCAAACACAACATTTAGAGAGAGATAGAACACATTTTAGATGCTTAAAGAAGTGTATTGCTGAAAATCCATCAGTCTTTGCATCTTTAGGTgtttaaaaaccttttaaaacctGGTTTTATGTTCTTTGCATAACTATCTCCTGGAAACTGGTAAGATTGGATCTTGTTGTAAATGAAATGACATGATATGCTATGAACATGGCTAATAGCATTAGCATTCTGTGAAAAAACTGCAAGTTTCATTATCGAAGAGCCAGCCTGTTTTGTTCAAGGCAGAGTTGTGACGAACTACAGTATAGTCCCAGGAGTCATTATAGCATAGCACAGATGTATCTGTGCTAGCTTTAAGCTAATGCTTTTGGGTACCACTAGCCTCCTAAGCACAGAAGCTCACAACTAAGCACAGGCTACCTCGAGCAAATAGTTTCTGGGACTCCAGAATTTGCAGTTCAACATTCTGGTTCCAAACACTTTTAGAAACTTAGACTAGTGTATGCTATCACATGAGAAATAACCAGGCTCCAAAAGAAAGGTGTTCACCTTATCGCTTAAGTTGGATAGTTAGCCCCATGCTGCTTCCAATGATGTTAGTAAGGGTTTTGTCATGGTCTGAAGGAAGCAACAAAGGGTACTGCTAACAAGGTAATGATAGAAGACTCAGCCAGGATAGacaattcattttccatttaattaagAATAGCTTGACTTCTAGGGAGGGATGATACGCTGCTCACAAGTGCTGTGTTCCAGTTCAAGTCCTCGGCTTGCCACTGCACGGCATCGTCAATGTAACATGTCGATAAAATGTTGGCTCAGCCATATTCCTCATTAGTGCCGCTCGTGAGCTTAACCAAGCAAATGTAACATCAGGTTAAAGGGAGGTATGTTTTTCTGCCCAATTTGAAAAAGTTGTGAATCATGGGGAGTTAAGTTAATAAGGCAATTATCCTTGTGTCTGGCAGTTCCTGGGGGATGTTGGTTTTAAAAGACTAATTCACTATTGTATTGTCTAAGGGTAAATTTGCTCGCGTTTGGAGCCAGCACGGgacctgggcaccactgaaatcCTGTTCCAGTAATTTAAGTAGGGTGTAAGGGGTGAATAGGCCCTGTGAGTGCTCAGCCCTGAAAAAGGACTATTTTCCAATTGGCTAATTGCTACTTTGAAGCTAGAAAATGCACCCTGGTGAAAGAAATTACATTTCTACAAGGCAAACTCAGAAGCTCATTTCCTTGTTGAGTCATGGAGTTCTTCTGGGTCCCTGATCCCTTAGACAAAAAATATTGTTTCAGATGAGTATGCTAATTAAGGGATCTTCTAGGCTTATGAATAAACTTCAGAAATACCATGAAGAACTGAATAACCACTATTAATCTGTGCttgatatgcttttaaaaatgtgtgtgctttttttagaTGAGCGAGCGCCAAccataaggaaacaaaaatatatttttgacatCAGTGCATTAGAAAAAGATGGCTTGCTGGGAGCAGAGCTTCGAATATTAAGGAAAAAGCCTTCTGATGCATGGAAGTCTCATTCTTCTGGAAAAACTTCCCAAGTGAAATTATTTAGTTGCTCCACAAACAGACAAGCAGCTACACTCCTGGATTCTCGTACTATCAGTGTCACAGATACACCAAAATGGGAAGTGTTTGACATCTGGAAACTTTTTAGGAACTTTAAAAACTTGGTTAACTTGTGTTTTGAACTGGAAACTTTTGACAGAGGGAGAGCTGTTGATCTCAGGAGTGTGGGTTTTAACAGAACAGGAAGACAGGTCAATGAAAAGGCTCTCTTCTTGGTATTTGGGAGGACAAAAAAGAGAGACTTGTTCTTCAATGAAATTAAAGCTAGATCAGGCCAAGATGACAAAACTGTTTATGAGTACTTATTCAATCAGAGGCGGAAGAGAAGAGCTCCTCTAGCAACGCGGCAAGGGAAGAGGCCCAGCAAGAATCTGAAAGCGAGGTGTAGCAGAAAAGCCCTCCATGTGAATTTTAAGGATATGGGCTGGGATGACTGGATCATAGCCCCTCTAGAATATGAAGCATATCACTGTGAAGGGCTTTGTGAATTCCCCCTTCGATCCCATTTGGAGCCCACCAATCACGCAGTTATCCAAACTTTAATGAACTCAATGGACCCAGAATCTACGCCCCCAACTTGCTGTGTCCCAACTAGACTGAGTCCCATTAGCATTCTTTTCATTGACTCTGCAAACAACGTAGTCTACAAGCAGTATGAGGACATGGTAGTGGAGTCATGTGGTTGTAGGTAGCAGAACAGTTGCTCCCATGACTATGTTATGAAAGGCAACATGACAAACTGAACATAACCTCTCCTCAAACAAGGTTAACTAAACTTCTTACCTCTAGGGTAAGTTTGTTTATGAAGATGTAGCAGTAAATCCAGTGCTTCTGCATGTTTCTTCACTGTGGGCATATTTCAGCAGTATTTGGCTGCTGTCATGCAGCCCAATATAAGGCCTTGCGTAGAGAATCTGATAGCAACACAAGACTGGCTCTAACTAAAGTCGGTGACAGAGGAAATTAGACCTCTGCACCGCTAGATCATCTGCTTTTATCCCAGAGGCAGTTGGTAAAGATGGTATCAGTGAGCTGTGGATATGATCTGTTTGACTCTTTAATAGTGTTCTTGAGCCTGAATTTACATCTGAGTCCCATGTGCATTGTCCATTACACAACGTTAGAAAAGAGCCCTGATGTCTAGAAGAGGAGGCTGGGTTCTGGTGTGTTCTGAGCTTGGTGTAAATAGTTACACTGTAATATGATTTCTTTCTGATTAGCTATGGAAACTAT
Protein-coding regions in this window:
- the GDF5 gene encoding growth/differentiation factor 5 isoform X1; this translates as MKILHFLTLLLWHLTWLSLDLVPGVLSNSEAGQSNPGSKLGLLKAEGKERNPSARTGTLRTGNHGYSTGTSKARTKSSAVQAGALPAKNDESKKVLSRTAVTEAKVGHLPGRPSGVRTVTPKVQNLSSKASLKKTGTSSTDTGSYKTKKTKEPVTQRETKETFRHPPITPHEYMLSLYRTLSDAERKGVNGSVKLEAGLANTITSFIDKGQDERAPTIRKQKYIFDISALEKDGLLGAELRILRKKPSDAWKSHSSGKTSQVKLFSCSTNRQAATLLDSRTISVTDTPKWEVFDIWKLFRNFKNLVNLCFELETFDRGRAVDLRSVGFNRTGRQVNEKALFLVFGRTKKRDLFFNEIKARSGQDDKTVYEYLFNQRRKRRAPLATRQGKRPSKNLKARCSRKALHVNFKDMGWDDWIIAPLEYEAYHCEGLCEFPLRSHLEPTNHAVIQTLMNSMDPESTPPTCCVPTRLSPISILFIDSANNVVYKQYEDMVVESCGCR
- the GDF5 gene encoding growth/differentiation factor 5 isoform X2, with protein sequence MDIVLGLQRLGLKAVLFRLELSRPRMMNQRRFSQEQQSRRQRTLSDAERKGVNGSVKLEAGLANTITSFIDKGQDERAPTIRKQKYIFDISALEKDGLLGAELRILRKKPSDAWKSHSSGKTSQVKLFSCSTNRQAATLLDSRTISVTDTPKWEVFDIWKLFRNFKNLVNLCFELETFDRGRAVDLRSVGFNRTGRQVNEKALFLVFGRTKKRDLFFNEIKARSGQDDKTVYEYLFNQRRKRRAPLATRQGKRPSKNLKARCSRKALHVNFKDMGWDDWIIAPLEYEAYHCEGLCEFPLRSHLEPTNHAVIQTLMNSMDPESTPPTCCVPTRLSPISILFIDSANNVVYKQYEDMVVESCGCR